The following are encoded in a window of Armatimonas rosea genomic DNA:
- a CDS encoding sigma-70 family RNA polymerase sigma factor, with product MALATFWNRGVATMNSDTVLIARCQKADVAAFNEIVGRYKSKIYNYLYRMTGNAEDAEDLTQEVFVRMYSHIHSFRAEASLSTWLFRIAGNLCVDAFRRKKKERGVVSSLDAPAYHDDEDSYATRDVPDLKAAPETLFSRKELGGQIEAALAKLPPKLRSAVVLHDIEGLAYEEIAAVEGIPLGTVKSRIFNARVALREHLRPYLES from the coding sequence ATGGCACTGGCAACTTTCTGGAATCGGGGCGTGGCGACAATGAACTCAGATACGGTTCTGATCGCGCGCTGTCAAAAAGCCGACGTCGCCGCCTTCAATGAGATCGTCGGGCGCTACAAGTCCAAGATCTACAACTATCTCTACCGCATGACGGGCAATGCGGAAGACGCCGAGGACCTCACGCAGGAGGTGTTTGTGCGGATGTACTCCCACATCCACAGCTTCCGCGCGGAGGCGAGCCTCTCGACCTGGCTCTTTCGGATCGCGGGTAATCTCTGCGTGGACGCGTTCCGGCGCAAGAAAAAAGAGCGCGGTGTGGTCTCGTCGCTGGATGCTCCGGCCTACCACGACGACGAAGACTCCTACGCGACCCGCGATGTCCCCGACCTAAAGGCCGCGCCCGAGACCCTCTTCTCGCGCAAGGAGCTGGGGGGGCAGATTGAGGCCGCCTTGGCGAAGCTCCCGCCCAAGCTGCGCTCCGCCGTGGTGCTCCACGATATTGAGGGGCTGGCCTACGAAGAGATCGCGGCGGTGGAGGGAATCCCGCTGGGGACGGTAAAATCCCGTATCTTCAATGCCCGTGTGGCCCTGCGAGAGCACCTGCGGCCTTATCTGGAATCGTGA
- a CDS encoding anti-sigma factor family protein, giving the protein MLDCRNIQAGLSEYIDGVLTVEQAEATQAHLRSCAVCAKVADELAQTTRLLAFLPRPEPSQDFEQKLAARLAGQALRPKPITLGEKLSAWWSRPRVRPIVASGLAVACLVPVVVLFPRATPPTVVATPAVEAVAENAEVDQAMQEHLSAKAGEVLGDSSGLLLASAPAERETGS; this is encoded by the coding sequence ATGTTAGACTGTAGAAATATTCAAGCGGGGCTCTCGGAGTACATCGACGGTGTGCTGACCGTGGAGCAGGCCGAGGCGACACAGGCACACCTGCGGTCCTGTGCGGTCTGCGCAAAGGTGGCCGACGAGCTGGCCCAGACCACGCGCCTGCTGGCGTTTCTGCCCCGTCCCGAGCCGAGCCAAGACTTCGAGCAGAAGCTAGCGGCGCGCCTCGCGGGGCAGGCGCTCCGCCCCAAGCCCATCACTTTAGGCGAGAAGCTCTCCGCTTGGTGGAGCCGTCCCCGGGTTCGTCCGATCGTGGCCTCGGGGCTCGCGGTGGCCTGCCTCGTGCCCGTGGTGGTCCTCTTCCCCCGAGCGACGCCCCCAACCGTTGTCGCGACACCTGCGGTCGAGGCCGTGGCTGAGAACGCCGAGGTGGACCAGGCCATGCAGGAGCACCTCTCGGCCAAGGCGGGTGAGGTCTTGGGCGACTCCTCCGGCCTCTTGCTTGCGTCGGCCCCGGCGGAGCGTGAGACGGGATCGTAG